The Bacteroidales bacterium genome includes a region encoding these proteins:
- a CDS encoding CDP-alcohol phosphatidyltransferase family protein: MSLIDNVKATMKSQDTEGPFELYMTRTPGYLWALLFKALNVHPVAVTIISIIIGSATGFLFYSTDLTTNLIGMALLVWANWFDCADGQLARMTGKKTLIGRVLDGFCGDVWFFFIYLFLAIRLGGELIPFTDVKWGVTIYLLSAWSGFRCHGRQCAIGDYYRNIHLYFQFGADKAELDSSQKIREEMQSLKWDKSGWFKKLYLYFYARYTGSQEDQVKEFHKLMQLIQSKYPQGIPTELRQDFCRGSKPIMPLTNILTFDLRVIIMFLCVGFNVPYLYFILESTIFELLRFYTIRRHEKLCAEILEKYK, translated from the coding sequence ATGAGCCTTATTGATAATGTAAAAGCAACAATGAAGAGCCAAGATACCGAAGGCCCTTTTGAATTGTATATGACACGCACACCGGGTTATCTGTGGGCATTGCTCTTTAAGGCACTAAACGTACACCCGGTAGCAGTAACCATAATAAGTATAATAATAGGCTCGGCAACAGGATTCCTCTTTTATAGTACCGATTTAACCACCAATCTTATAGGAATGGCACTGCTTGTTTGGGCAAACTGGTTTGACTGTGCTGATGGGCAGTTGGCACGAATGACAGGCAAGAAAACCCTCATAGGAAGAGTGTTGGACGGCTTTTGTGGAGATGTGTGGTTCTTCTTTATATATCTCTTTTTGGCAATCCGATTAGGCGGAGAATTAATCCCTTTTACTGATGTAAAATGGGGTGTCACCATCTATTTACTATCAGCATGGTCAGGATTTAGATGTCATGGTCGCCAATGTGCCATAGGCGACTACTATCGTAACATACATCTCTACTTCCAATTTGGAGCTGACAAAGCAGAGTTAGACTCATCACAAAAGATAAGAGAAGAGATGCAATCCTTAAAGTGGGATAAGAGCGGATGGTTTAAAAAACTATACCTCTATTTCTATGCACGATACACAGGCTCACAAGAAGATCAGGTAAAGGAGTTTCATAAACTTATGCAACTCATTCAAAGCAAATATCCACAAGGAATACCAACAGAACTACGTCAAGATTTTTGCAGAGGAAGTAAGCCTATAATGCCACTAACAAACATCCTTACATTCGATTTACGAGTAATAATAATGTTTCTATGCGTAGGATTTAACGTGCCGTATCTATATTTTATATTGGAGTCAACTATTTTTGAACTACTCCGATTCTATACAATACGTCGTCACGAAAAACTATGTGCCGAGATATTAGAAAAATACAAATAG
- the rlmN gene encoding 23S rRNA (adenine(2503)-C(2))-methyltransferase RlmN, giving the protein MQNRTLVGKTLSELKQLSQELGMPAFAGKQMCEWIYQKRVVDFADMTNISKQNREKLSKECEVGVVPPMHQVVSNDGTEKYLFRLHDGHTIETVYIPDRERATLCVSSQVGCKMNCLFCMTGKQGFQRNLTPAEIMNQILAVPHSEQLTNIVFMGMGEPTDNLDSVLTVIDILTASWGLAWSPKRITLSTVGIRKGVKRFLDESKCHLAVSLHAPDGRRARYMPAEKAFPISDMIAMLREYDFSHQRRLSFEYIMLQGVNDSLEDAAKLSELLKGLDCRVNLIRYHAIPGISLQSSSDSVIEAFRDELNKRGVVATIRASRGEDVSAACGMLASQKGE; this is encoded by the coding sequence ATGCAAAATAGAACATTAGTTGGTAAAACACTATCGGAGTTAAAACAACTATCGCAAGAGTTAGGAATGCCAGCATTTGCAGGAAAGCAGATGTGTGAGTGGATATATCAAAAACGGGTAGTAGATTTTGCAGATATGACCAACATATCAAAACAGAATCGCGAAAAGTTATCAAAAGAGTGTGAAGTAGGAGTGGTTCCTCCAATGCACCAAGTAGTGTCGAACGATGGTACAGAAAAGTATCTCTTTCGCCTACACGATGGTCACACCATCGAAACCGTATATATACCTGACCGTGAGCGAGCAACACTCTGTGTATCCTCTCAGGTAGGTTGTAAGATGAATTGTCTCTTCTGTATGACAGGCAAACAGGGATTTCAACGAAACCTTACCCCTGCCGAAATAATGAATCAGATATTGGCAGTACCCCATAGCGAACAACTTACCAATATAGTATTTATGGGTATGGGTGAACCAACTGATAACCTTGACTCTGTGTTAACAGTAATAGATATACTAACAGCATCGTGGGGGTTGGCATGGAGTCCAAAGCGAATAACCCTCTCAACCGTAGGAATACGCAAAGGAGTAAAACGCTTCTTGGATGAAAGCAAATGCCATTTAGCAGTAAGCCTGCATGCGCCAGACGGACGTAGAGCGAGATATATGCCGGCCGAAAAAGCATTTCCTATATCAGATATGATAGCAATGTTGCGAGAGTATGATTTCTCACATCAACGCCGTTTATCTTTTGAGTATATAATGTTGCAAGGAGTAAACGATAGTTTAGAAGATGCTGCAAAACTATCAGAATTGCTCAAAGGATTAGATTGCAGAGTAAACCTAATACGTTATCATGCAATACCCGGTATTTCGTTACAAAGTTCATCTGATTCTGTAATAGAGGCATTTCGTGATGAGTTAAACAAACGAGGAGTAGTGGCAACAATCAGAGCATCGCGGGGCGAAGATGTATCGGCAGCGTGTGGAATGTTAGCATCGCAAAAAGGAGAATAA
- a CDS encoding 2-C-methyl-D-erythritol 4-phosphate cytidylyltransferase yields the protein MNKSVALILAGGVGNRMNLTIPKQFFVVDGQSVLQHTMRAFQQHMLISAIYVVSSPEWHQTVQKQAQEAGITKFAGVIQSGENSFQSARKGILAIAEEEEENTVVLIHDAVRPLLSQDIISSNISVCLSRGNAITALQSQESYMQVENKGDNKDTETYDYILREELLRAQTPHTFHLKELKQMVAEADQKNITYSQSIFTLACELGHVPLYPAKGEMINFKLTLPSDIMLFQAILNQLSE from the coding sequence ATGAACAAAAGTGTAGCACTAATATTAGCAGGGGGCGTAGGTAACAGAATGAATCTGACCATACCTAAGCAATTCTTTGTGGTTGACGGACAATCAGTCTTGCAACACACAATGAGAGCCTTTCAGCAACATATGCTCATAAGTGCAATATATGTAGTCTCATCGCCGGAGTGGCACCAAACAGTACAAAAACAAGCCCAAGAAGCAGGGATAACAAAATTTGCAGGAGTTATACAATCGGGCGAAAACAGTTTTCAGTCGGCACGAAAAGGAATATTAGCAATAGCAGAGGAGGAAGAAGAAAACACCGTAGTACTCATACACGATGCAGTGCGACCACTTCTCTCTCAAGATATAATAAGCAGTAACATCTCTGTCTGTCTATCGCGAGGCAACGCCATAACAGCACTACAAAGTCAAGAGAGTTATATGCAGGTTGAAAATAAAGGTGATAATAAAGATACCGAAACATACGACTATATCCTTCGAGAGGAGCTCTTACGAGCACAAACACCACACACCTTTCACTTAAAAGAGTTAAAACAGATGGTAGCGGAGGCAGATCAAAAAAATATAACCTATTCACAGTCAATCTTCACATTGGCATGTGAATTGGGGCATGTACCACTATACCCGGCCAAAGGAGAAATGATAAACTTTAAACTCACACTCCCCTCTGATATAATGCTCTTTCAAGCAATATTAAACCAGTTAAGTGAATAA
- a CDS encoding pyridoxal phosphate-dependent aminotransferase gives MISARLNALSPSETLAMSQKSAELKAQGVDVINLSVGEPDFFTPEHIKQAAKEAIDNNFSFYSPVPGYMDLRKAISEKLKRENNLTYAPEQIVVSNGAKQSVCNVVMCIVDKDDEVIIPTPAWVSYVEMVKLAEGKSVLVNAGIEQDFKITAEQLEAAITPKTKAIILCSPSNPTGSVYTKEELASLAAVLEKYPRIVVIADEIYEHINYVGKHESIAQFPEIADRVAVINGVSKAYAMTGWRIGFVAAPLWLAKACNKLQGQYTSGPSSIAQKASVAAFAGPQDCVEEMRKAFERRRNLVVELAKEIPGFEVNIPQGAFYLFPKVSSFFGKSDGERTINDAVDLAMYLLEVGHVATVGGKAFGAPEYLRFSYATSDENIVEAMRRIKETLARLK, from the coding sequence ATGATTTCAGCACGTTTAAATGCTCTTTCGCCTTCGGAAACTTTGGCGATGTCACAAAAAAGTGCAGAGTTGAAGGCTCAAGGAGTTGATGTGATTAATTTGAGTGTAGGTGAACCAGACTTTTTTACTCCCGAACATATAAAACAGGCAGCCAAAGAGGCTATCGATAATAACTTCTCTTTCTATTCTCCTGTTCCCGGATATATGGATTTGCGTAAAGCAATTTCTGAGAAACTTAAGAGAGAGAATAATCTAACATACGCACCCGAGCAGATTGTTGTTTCAAACGGAGCAAAGCAATCGGTTTGTAACGTGGTGATGTGTATTGTTGATAAGGATGATGAGGTTATCATTCCTACTCCTGCATGGGTTAGTTACGTGGAGATGGTGAAACTTGCTGAGGGTAAAAGTGTTCTTGTTAACGCTGGTATTGAGCAAGATTTCAAAATAACTGCTGAGCAATTGGAGGCTGCTATTACTCCTAAAACTAAAGCTATTATTCTTTGCTCTCCTTCAAACCCAACCGGTAGTGTTTATACTAAAGAGGAGTTGGCATCACTTGCAGCTGTTTTAGAGAAATATCCTCGCATTGTGGTTATTGCTGATGAAATTTATGAGCATATCAACTACGTTGGTAAACACGAAAGTATTGCTCAATTCCCAGAGATTGCAGACCGCGTTGCTGTTATCAATGGTGTTTCAAAAGCATACGCTATGACTGGTTGGCGTATTGGTTTTGTTGCTGCTCCCCTTTGGCTGGCTAAGGCTTGTAACAAACTTCAAGGTCAATATACTTCAGGACCTTCTTCAATAGCACAAAAGGCATCTGTGGCTGCTTTTGCTGGTCCTCAAGATTGTGTTGAGGAGATGCGTAAAGCGTTTGAGCGTAGGCGTAACTTGGTTGTTGAGCTTGCAAAAGAGATACCCGGATTTGAGGTTAATATTCCTCAAGGTGCTTTCTACCTGTTCCCAAAGGTTAGTTCGTTCTTTGGCAAGAGCGATGGCGAACGTACTATAAATGATGCAGTAGATTTGGCTATGTACCTACTTGAAGTAGGACACGTTGCAACTGTAGGAGGTAAGGCATTTGGTGCTCCTGAGTATCTTCGTTTCTCTTACGCTACTTCGGACGAGAATATTGTTGAGGCTATGCGTAGAATCAAAGAGACTCTTGCCCGATTGAAATAG
- the pdxA gene encoding 4-hydroxythreonine-4-phosphate dehydrogenase PdxA — protein MKQNKLRVAITHGDINGVGYEVIIKALSDQRMTEICTPVVYGAAKVSGYYKKVLDVPNLQFNIVANADSILPDRVNFVNCFDDELKVEIGKPSQVAGMASLKALEVAVQDLKDGKVDVLVTAPINKNTIQGEDFNFSGHTEYLQSRFGGENEPLMILMNETLKVALVTTHTPIKELSEKITKELIVNKLNIFNTSLIQDFKLERPRIAVLSLNPHAGDNGLIGTEEQDTIIPAIQEAYNSGIVCFGPYSADGFFGAALYKNFDGVLAMYHDQGLAPFKAISMDDGVNYTAGLDFVRTSPDHGTAYDIAGKSKASANSMRQAIYTAIDVYNNRAMYNEITANPLRKQYVDRSGKDESVNLMAETEAE, from the coding sequence ATGAAACAAAATAAATTAAGAGTGGCAATAACTCATGGAGATATAAACGGAGTGGGTTACGAAGTGATAATCAAAGCATTATCAGATCAACGTATGACCGAAATATGTACTCCCGTAGTTTATGGAGCAGCAAAAGTGTCAGGTTATTACAAAAAGGTGTTGGATGTGCCTAATTTACAATTTAATATAGTAGCTAATGCCGATAGTATATTGCCCGACAGAGTAAACTTTGTAAACTGCTTTGATGATGAGTTAAAAGTTGAGATAGGAAAACCATCGCAAGTAGCAGGAATGGCATCGCTAAAGGCGTTAGAAGTAGCAGTGCAAGACCTTAAAGATGGCAAGGTAGATGTGCTTGTAACAGCCCCAATAAATAAAAATACAATACAAGGAGAAGATTTCAACTTCTCAGGACATACTGAGTATCTGCAATCTCGTTTTGGAGGTGAGAATGAACCACTAATGATATTGATGAACGAAACACTAAAAGTGGCATTAGTAACCACTCATACACCAATAAAAGAGTTGTCAGAGAAGATAACAAAAGAGTTGATTGTCAATAAACTAAACATCTTCAATACTTCGCTTATACAAGACTTCAAGTTAGAGCGTCCAAGAATTGCAGTCCTCTCGTTAAATCCACATGCAGGGGATAACGGATTAATAGGAACCGAGGAACAAGATACAATTATCCCAGCAATACAAGAGGCATACAACAGCGGAATAGTATGTTTCGGACCATACTCAGCCGATGGATTCTTTGGAGCCGCACTATATAAAAACTTTGATGGAGTGTTGGCAATGTATCACGATCAAGGATTAGCCCCCTTCAAAGCAATCTCAATGGATGACGGAGTAAACTACACTGCCGGACTTGACTTTGTACGTACCTCGCCCGATCATGGAACAGCATACGACATAGCAGGAAAGAGTAAAGCATCTGCAAATTCAATGCGTCAAGCCATATATACAGCAATAGATGTATATAACAATCGTGCAATGTACAATGAGATAACAGCAAATCCACTTCGCAAGCAATACGTTGACCGAAGCGGAAAGGATGAGAGTGTAAACCTAATGGCAGAAACCGAAGCAGAGTAG
- a CDS encoding SurA N-terminal domain-containing protein yields the protein MATLQKIRNQAGLLIVVIGVALLAFIIGDFLNSGGTFLQMSKNNVAKVNGDAISPEEFQSKLGAETTDADRNRIFTEMVMTKAMSDCAENIGITVSEDELNDLITGDNTSPLVLQQYTNPQTGQFDKEMLMSYLSQLFSTDLTTLDEEQQYQIAMAQESWYDFEDAVKNDRVSRKMFNLVSKSLLPNDVDLEAAFAETTKNVDIAYVPQLYTAIPDSLVEVSESEVKALYSKKRENYKIDENRTIEFVALSVAPTQDDFKATEELFNSLSETFATTENVQHVQYAQAPKEYMTVSTMSPKMKEFVSKAKVGDVSETIFENNTYKKYRVMSTTVAPDSVEARHIMFAPTQEALCDSIYNVLKNGGDFAELAKEYSVDTNTSSNGGSFGWFTEPMLSQLGTKFADAAFRGAKGVQKVTTQFGIHLLEVTDKTKPVDKAKVAQLLVEVKPSQDTRDAQYYKLSKYMTEKGETAEFSNGDIDNGISVQTAKIGKADINLSYIPNAREIIQWAFNADEKELSKIFDVDKKFYVVAKVAKISDDEYESYDDLAPMLKTRLIQEKKGEKIAELLKEFTSLDAAAEALASKVDTAKSVVFRSSVVPGIGFEPKLAGAAPYAPVDELQAPVQGNRAVYLYKVVANNDVLSTFDKASETSIYKSSMTKYIYERYFDLIYNLTDIDDNRTLFY from the coding sequence GGTGCAGAGACTACTGATGCCGACAGAAACAGAATATTTACCGAAATGGTAATGACAAAAGCAATGTCGGATTGTGCCGAAAACATTGGTATTACAGTATCAGAAGATGAGTTGAACGATCTAATCACAGGCGACAACACATCACCATTGGTATTGCAACAATACACAAATCCACAAACAGGACAATTTGATAAAGAGATGTTGATGAGCTACTTATCACAACTTTTCTCAACTGATCTAACAACTTTAGATGAGGAGCAACAATATCAAATTGCAATGGCACAAGAGAGTTGGTACGATTTTGAGGATGCAGTAAAGAATGACCGAGTAAGTCGTAAAATGTTCAACCTTGTATCTAAATCATTGCTACCAAATGATGTTGATTTGGAGGCAGCATTTGCAGAGACAACAAAAAATGTTGATATAGCATACGTACCACAACTTTACACAGCAATCCCCGATTCATTAGTTGAAGTATCAGAGAGTGAGGTAAAAGCACTCTACTCTAAAAAACGCGAAAACTATAAAATCGATGAAAATCGCACAATAGAGTTCGTGGCACTTTCAGTTGCACCAACACAAGATGATTTCAAAGCAACAGAAGAGTTGTTTAACTCACTATCAGAGACTTTTGCAACAACAGAGAACGTACAACATGTACAATATGCTCAAGCACCAAAAGAGTATATGACTGTTTCAACAATGTCTCCCAAAATGAAAGAGTTTGTAAGCAAAGCAAAAGTTGGTGATGTATCGGAGACAATCTTTGAGAACAACACATACAAAAAATATCGTGTAATGTCAACAACCGTAGCACCCGACTCAGTTGAGGCACGTCACATTATGTTTGCTCCTACACAAGAGGCACTTTGCGATAGCATCTACAACGTACTTAAAAATGGAGGAGATTTTGCAGAGTTAGCAAAAGAGTATTCAGTTGATACAAACACTTCTTCAAATGGAGGAAGTTTCGGATGGTTTACTGAGCCTATGTTATCACAATTAGGAACTAAATTTGCTGATGCAGCATTCCGCGGAGCAAAAGGAGTACAAAAGGTAACAACTCAATTTGGAATACACCTATTAGAGGTAACAGACAAAACAAAACCAGTAGATAAAGCAAAAGTTGCACAACTACTTGTTGAGGTTAAACCAAGTCAAGATACTCGCGATGCTCAATACTACAAATTGAGCAAGTATATGACAGAGAAAGGTGAGACAGCAGAGTTCTCTAACGGAGATATTGATAATGGAATCTCAGTTCAAACAGCAAAAATTGGTAAGGCAGATATCAATCTTTCATATATCCCCAATGCTCGTGAGATAATACAATGGGCATTCAATGCAGATGAGAAAGAATTATCAAAAATCTTTGATGTAGACAAAAAATTCTATGTAGTTGCAAAAGTTGCTAAGATATCAGATGACGAGTATGAGTCATATGACGATTTAGCACCAATGTTAAAAACAAGACTTATTCAAGAGAAGAAAGGAGAGAAGATTGCAGAGTTGCTAAAAGAGTTCACTTCTCTTGATGCAGCAGCAGAGGCTCTAGCTTCAAAAGTTGATACAGCAAAATCGGTAGTATTCCGCTCTTCGGTAGTACCCGGAATAGGATTTGAACCTAAATTGGCAGGAGCAGCACCATACGCTCCGGTTGATGAGTTACAAGCACCAGTACAAGGAAACAGAGCTGTGTATCTATATAAAGTTGTAGCAAACAACGATGTATTGTCAACATTCGACAAAGCAAGTGAGACAAGCATCTACAAATCATCAATGACAAAATATATCTACGAGAGATATTTCGATTTGATTTACAATCTAACTGATATAGATGACAATAGAACATTGTTCTACTAA
- a CDS encoding DNA cytosine methyltransferase yields MTVNNGKPHIFTLLDLGLNKSGDYQLYDESCINEDNSFIKFDTQVAIVTHYLHTQGTPFERPYIEKAKKFIDLWTNSEKLKNYIQNDIASESPFQTYLFKDVFNIPFPCPEIPKFTFIDLFAGIGGFRVAMQNLGGKCVFSSEWDNAAQRTYFTNYGEIPFGDITSEETKSYIPDNFDILCAGFPCQAFSIAGYRKGFEDTRGTLFFDVAEIIRRKRPKAVFLENVKNLCSHDNGKTFEIIKNTLEGLGYIVFFKVMNAMEYANIPQNRERIFIICFDPEQIPNYDKFSFPEKKNLTKTIHDCIDYDVSDAEYFYTDKMKHYEELVRSIKSRDTIYQWRRQYVRENKNNVCPTLTANMGTGGHNVPLILTNKGIRKLTPKECLNFQGFPDSYYFPSIIAKSSMYKQAGNSVVVPLIQRVCKQVISLI; encoded by the coding sequence ATGACAGTAAATAATGGCAAACCTCATATTTTTACTCTCTTAGATTTAGGATTAAATAAATCTGGAGATTATCAATTGTATGATGAAAGCTGTATCAATGAGGATAATTCTTTCATTAAATTTGACACACAAGTAGCCATTGTTACCCATTATTTACATACGCAAGGAACCCCGTTTGAAAGACCGTATATTGAGAAGGCAAAGAAATTTATTGATTTATGGACTAATTCTGAAAAACTAAAAAATTATATACAAAACGATATTGCAAGCGAATCTCCGTTTCAAACATATTTATTCAAAGATGTTTTTAATATCCCATTTCCATGTCCCGAAATTCCTAAATTCACATTTATAGATTTATTTGCGGGAATTGGAGGCTTTCGTGTTGCTATGCAAAACCTTGGAGGAAAATGTGTTTTTTCTTCTGAATGGGATAATGCTGCCCAACGAACATATTTTACTAATTATGGAGAAATACCATTTGGAGATATTACATCTGAAGAAACTAAATCATACATTCCTGACAATTTCGATATATTATGCGCAGGATTTCCTTGTCAAGCATTTTCAATTGCAGGATATCGAAAAGGATTTGAGGATACACGGGGAACACTATTTTTTGATGTAGCAGAAATTATCCGCAGAAAAAGACCTAAAGCGGTTTTCCTTGAAAATGTTAAGAATTTATGCTCGCACGATAATGGTAAAACATTTGAAATTATAAAAAATACACTTGAAGGATTAGGGTATATCGTATTCTTTAAAGTGATGAATGCAATGGAATATGCTAATATTCCACAAAATAGAGAACGTATTTTTATTATTTGTTTTGATCCTGAACAAATTCCTAATTATGATAAATTCTCTTTTCCAGAAAAGAAGAATTTAACAAAAACAATACATGATTGTATAGACTACGATGTTTCTGATGCTGAATATTTCTACACAGATAAAATGAAACATTATGAAGAATTAGTAAGATCCATCAAATCAAGGGATACGATATATCAATGGAGAAGACAATATGTAAGAGAAAATAAAAACAATGTATGTCCTACTCTTACAGCAAATATGGGTACAGGGGGACATAATGTTCCTTTAATATTAACTAATAAAGGTATTCGGAAATTAACACCTAAAGAATGCCTTAATTTTCAAGGTTTTCCTGATAGTTATTACTTTCCTTCTATTATAGCAAAGTCTTCAATGTATAAACAAGCAGGAAATTCTGTTGTTGTTCCTTTAATTCAAAGAGTATGCAAACAAGTAATTTCTCTAATTTAG
- a CDS encoding NgoFVII family restriction endonuclease, translating into MQTSNFSNLEEFLKGWNSNEKYFEMLGLMARLSKLFSENDVPYLDYRLTENLFCKYYNAVNDARSCTAYDARFSRLGIGIKTFILKNNTSIEKIAEFNKLRPYLADLKGKDLAYKLAEFRNERMRFADDTFNVNESQYHIIGRCSGLLRVFNVPYERINIDKITHISDNGTSLSFEDDKNFYTFNRSKTVLMKRFVVPEVYRDIPVDIFSDPLTLLEKLLTDKSIDIFKPIVKGSDYVILPLYSTKQKGEVPQKSGLNQWNAGGRKRNANEVYIHVPSQIHILYPNFFPKRDEPFELQLPDGKKLSAKICQDGGKALMSNPNSDLGEWILRKILKKKEGSLVTKLDLDTFGFDSIMVINSHNVNDDGLKIYRLEFAEDQDNYQEFIE; encoded by the coding sequence ATGCAAACAAGTAATTTCTCTAATTTAGAAGAATTCTTAAAAGGATGGAATTCTAACGAAAAATATTTTGAAATGCTAGGTCTTATGGCACGTCTTTCAAAATTATTTTCAGAAAACGATGTTCCTTATTTAGATTACCGTTTAACCGAGAATCTTTTTTGTAAATATTATAATGCCGTAAATGATGCTCGTTCATGCACTGCATACGATGCTCGTTTTTCAAGACTAGGGATAGGAATAAAAACATTTATATTAAAAAACAATACTTCAATAGAAAAAATTGCAGAGTTCAATAAATTAAGACCTTATTTAGCAGATCTTAAAGGAAAGGATCTTGCATATAAATTAGCAGAATTCAGAAATGAACGTATGCGGTTCGCGGATGACACTTTTAATGTAAATGAATCTCAATACCACATCATTGGACGATGTTCTGGACTATTGCGAGTTTTTAATGTTCCATACGAACGAATAAATATTGACAAAATTACTCATATATCGGATAATGGTACTAGCCTTTCATTCGAGGATGATAAAAACTTTTATACTTTCAACAGGAGTAAAACCGTTTTAATGAAACGCTTTGTTGTTCCGGAAGTATATCGAGACATACCTGTTGACATATTTTCAGATCCATTGACATTGCTAGAAAAATTATTAACTGACAAATCTATTGATATTTTCAAACCTATCGTTAAAGGTTCGGACTATGTAATTCTTCCATTATATAGCACTAAACAAAAAGGTGAAGTACCTCAAAAAAGTGGTCTCAACCAGTGGAACGCAGGAGGTCGTAAAAGAAATGCTAATGAGGTGTATATTCATGTACCATCTCAAATACATATATTGTATCCTAATTTTTTTCCTAAAAGAGATGAACCTTTTGAGTTGCAACTTCCAGATGGTAAGAAGTTATCAGCAAAGATATGTCAAGATGGAGGGAAAGCCCTAATGTCTAATCCTAATTCTGATTTAGGAGAATGGATATTACGAAAGATATTAAAGAAGAAAGAAGGCTCTCTTGTTACAAAATTAGACCTTGATACATTTGGATTTGATAGCATTATGGTTATAAATAGTCATAACGTAAATGACGATGGTTTAAAAATATATAGATTAGAATTTGCAGAAGATCAAGATAATTACCAAGAATTTATAGAATAG